The genomic interval ATATCAGTCTCTCAAACggtttgtgttatatatatttctAAAGTTGATTAGGTTTTGGAACATAATTCTGTTGATAGATATTCTATATTTTAGCCGCGTataggaaaaccgggcttaatgcatgtccaggccgcacaggcttatcagggacgacactttccgctttaatggtacaTTTTTCGTcaaaagaaagtcttttcttagcgaaaCTCCACTTAAGGTGTGGTCTTAGAATACAATAAAACTCAATAATAAAGAATTTACTCACACTTTATAATAAAGAAGATACTAAGTAAGAACTCATAGTCACACactttttaatgatattgtttttttaatgtaaatttttcATTCTAAGTACATGCAAAAAGCCATAATATTTTGGTTTTTAGGAACGTTCTGAAACCTTAAGTAGAATTATTGATGGGTGAATATGATCTAATGATCTGGTTAATAAATCGTCTCATGTTGGCGACGACATTGATATATACTGCAACACTTATTGGCTAATTGCAATAAGGATGTTGTTGTTAAACCGCATGCAATCATGTTCTATTTAGCATCATCAATTAATATGTCACGTCGAATGATTGTTGAtgatacatatacacatatgtaAAGAAAATGGATTGAAAGCGTTATCTATTGACAGTCAGAGATTTTCGTTTGAGAGCACGGAGCGTATATCGTCATCTAGAATCTGGGGAAAGAGTAACTGATACACCTGTTAAAAAATTTAACTTAAGTATAACTGAACCCTGCAATTCACCTAACTATGGTATTTTGTACATGTTACTTTAAACATCTAGACATAATGATATTCAAGAGGCACTGTTATTGGGTTATTTCAATAATTGCTGAATTAGCGACTTATAAAGACaagataataattaaatcaatataaaacaatatatatatgtaataaaacatacgaataaataaataaataaatgaataaataattaaataaataaacacatataaatagaCAAATACATAATGTATAAGTAAcgatacatgaaataaatgaataaaaaataaataaatacatttattaatttattcgtAAATTATACATAATGCTCACATGGGTTTAGTTTGTTAATATTCCAATTTCACATATAGCCGTTTTTGCATCCAAAATTTCATTCACAGGCTGGTATGTTAcatgttgtttgattgtttgcaaATTTACCGCAGCGAAAGGTCATTTATGTGTAGACGACGGTAACGTAAAACAGAAGTTAACGTCAACAATGTATCGCCCTGTCAAATTATTTACGTCATCATTAACAATGGAAATGACTTTCTCCATTAACGACATAAATAAAACACCCAGTGACAGCTCGGTTAAGAACGTCATGTTTGTATCTGTTGCTGCAACGTTCTTGCTTTGACGTGCTTACTTACGACACATGTTAAACGCCAACCGTACacgttattattttaaaaaaaaagaatgtcGAGCAAGTGGTTGTCACTAATTTTCTCCTTTCCCTAAATCTTGTTAACATGTGATTTactataatgtttaaattgtatACATACCGTAACGTCACCACGTTATCGGCATAGGGTGCTTAAGTCCACTTCACCAATGTGAATTCACAGAGACCTAGTCAGCGGAAGAATGAAATTAATTCCTAAGAAGTCTTATTTCTTGCATTTGTATAAAggtgatgtttaaaacaaacacttgtttgtatgtatgtgcattaaaaTATGTGTACTTGCGTTGTTTTGTAgcttctactttcactttcaaatACGTAAACTAGCATGATTCATTTGCAATGAATACTTTTGTTTATTGATTGAATCTGGGGAATAAgcatttaaaactaaatttaaatgatacatataataagggtttgaaaaacaaatacgTCGAACCAATATAGCGTACATTGATTTCTACAAATGTTCGTGGGAAATTTCTCATGAACATGttggcgcaaaataaaaataaaacaacagtaTTGCCCATCATACAGCATTACTAAGCGAATATATATGTTGAGAACACAATCTGAACACAATAAAAGACTTTGCTGTTTATTTGTCAATATTGAAATGGCGTCATAGTTAGACGCGAACAAAAACGAAATGGCGTTCGACGAAAATACAACCGGTGCCGGAACAAGATTCGTAGGTCATCAAATAGAAGTCATTTGTAGCCTTTGGCAATTTTATTTTACACCTAACATCGTCTCCGTGTTGTaatttttcttcatttcttcCGCGTTTAGGCTTAAATTAGACATACCTTTCCATGCAGTCCATGACCACTTGACCACTTGACTTTTAAAATTACGATCTGTTTGGggagtaaaataaaaacaaaagcgCAACCCAGGTAACATTTTCAaggataactttttaaatatttaacttttttaattGGATAAAGTGGAtggcccgctcattcgtgagagttttatataaatatcatgattttattgtaaacaaataagtatgttTTCAGTGAAGTGCATCCGCGAGTTTGAACGGTTAGGAAAATGTAGAATCAGTGTTGGGACTTATATACGACATATACGTCATCCATTACACCCGAGGTGACCCGAGTCACCCAAATGATCAAAGCTATCCAAGTCACACAGGACATACGAAACAGGCTTGTATAAGGACTAAAAGCTAATAATTCAAATAGcacaataattatgaataatcAATAGTGTATAATACTCattaattttagtttaaattgagGAAATTATATATCTAATCAAACGGCTAAGGAAAGCCCAACGAATTTCTGCATGCTGGAAACAAACACTGGTGTGTTTTGCCATTAGATATATCCCGAAGAAACGTTAAACACGTATCAAAACCCATGTTTTTACTCATCTTCAGCACAGACTACGACAAAGCGATTGTTTGATCTTCAAAATCCGCGTTTCCGTTCTCGTCTTGATGTGCCCCAACGCCAGGAACAGATGTCGCCTGTTCGTTCATACATGAAACACAAGTGAAATTAATCTGGCCATTCATTCTTATTTTTAACACTACTAGGATCATTACAAAACGCTAACGTAACCGATTTTGCCGTTTTGATTGTAGCGCTACAGCCCCATGAATAATAGAAATAATCAAGGCGATCATGTTGCAAATGCACCTTGCGTAAAATAGAATAAGCGGAGATGTACACTTACTTATAAATTTCTATCATgtatggaatcaaatattaaacgAGCTTTTTATATgctaacacatttaaatatatgtgGGTTTGGTATGTAtgtaaatttcaaacaataacaaacaatttgttatttgtttagcTATCATTCGTCATATATACAGTTATgataattaaaactttaaatcGATGTTGACGATTATTATTAGCATTATTTTTGTTGatggtgttattattattattatccccgcgattttaaaagcgtggggatgttgtattgatctccgctttcTGTCCGTCCTGGTCGGCCACTATcgcctcctacactattagcactaaaacattgaaacttacacacatggtagcaatTAGCATATTTGCGACGatgacggcgacggaattttgatctgatccctggttaaaaagttatgggtaaataaatgggtaaaattggttttaaaaaactcattttactaaaaaCATGCGACGTACATGATACTAACTtttgatcaaaattccaaatagtgcaccgtcacacatatgctcatagcttccatgtgtttcaaggttctagtgctaatagtgtaggagaaaaTAGTGGAGAACCACGTCCACCCAAAGCTTTAAAATGgataaaaaaactcattttattaACAACATGCGATGCACacgataataacttttgacccaggggtcagatcaaaattccaaatagtgcaccgtcgcacatatgctcatagctaccacgtgtttcaaggttctagtgctaatagtataGGAGCGGATAGTGGACAACCACGCCCacccacaattttgttttattaatactgaacatctcttatgacaacacggtctatctcgaccatccatgtccacattacccaccccacggccattgataaaggtaaagcagcttggttcccgtcctctttcaaatttatcaagAGGTCCACAGGTACTACTTCCACGTACCCCCATTATTTTTCGTACCTAAAATCTTTCGTACCAATtgttttttcgttcccaattttttttcgtacccaaattctttttcgtacccaacatttttcgtaaacatttttttctgtacccattttttttcttacgcaaattttatttcataaccaaatatttttcgtaccaaatttttttttggcctaatttttttgtacccaaaattttcatacccaaattttttcgtacacaaaattgtattttaatacaacttcttcatttattctcCACTTGACATCAAATTAATACTGAGCATCTATTaagacaacacggtctatctcgaccatccatgtccacattaccctccccggggccccaccaacataggccttgctcaccaaaattgccttttaatataacatctatccgatcactatatgccctccttcgggggcataaaaattcttgACGGGTTTATTGCTCCCAATTATAATTTAACTGTTGATTAAGTCTTCAGTAGCCGTATTAAaccttaaagacaaacatttacttAGGTATACAAAAGAAATCTGTGTTTTCAACGTTCTGTGTCAATTAATGTATGTAAACTTTAATCCAGTacaatatttatcagaatttcaGTCTTATAATTTGTTTGGTCTTACAAAACTGCTTTCAAGcaagaaaacatgtataaatatattgacacaaaCGCACTAACgcagaaacacaattttctttttttgcctgaaaatgtttgtatggaatatgagacaagaaaataataatcagtaacaattttattttcacaaatgaaagctgactgtaaaatgtcaaattaagTATAATTCACATAATTACATAGTATATtacttatacatacatataatggTCAAACACTTCTAGTTGTAATTGTATTCTGAATTTCTCACAAAGTTCACTTGTTCAGCTTCTTATCAAACTTAATTTGTACTAGTTTTAAGGAGCCACTTTTCGAATTTATATTAGTTTGACTATTTCAGTTAATAAACACACTATATTTTTCCGGGGGCAGGTTTTTCGTGCCAACCCTGCTTTCATTCCAACACTGACCTCATCAAACAATCATTCAAAAGTTCCAGCATTTGGGATACCAGTGTGGAACAACACCTTACTGTCATCATCCCTTATATCCCCAAAGGTGAAGCTAGGCCGATCCACTTGTATCCCAACTGTCGACGTTTCAGTAGAAGTCTGGGTTGATATACTTCTGGGAACTCTCGTATCGTCGGTTTGAGTACCCACAGAAATCATCTCCGGTTGCGCTTGTTCACACTGATGACGGATTATGGTGGGTACTGGTGTAAACCTTCCAAAGTCATggagctgaaataaataaatacatttttacaagcaaagaaaatgcagtttgaagtAAAGATTATAGGTCTTTCTGTATTTTACTAAGGCATCACCAAACTGATAACTTCttcagttttttttctttaaaaatgggaCAAGCATGAAAAACAACTATCTATTTATACTGCCAAGTGCCCTTTCGAGCATGGAAGTCAGACCTGGACATTATCGAGtcggtttcctgggaagaaccagtacttggtgtctatggaggagttAATAAGAATGCTTCCCAAGTAAGGAGTGAACCCACTAacacccgatcgctaggcggatatctcatccactacaccaccgcgaccttgaACTACtaatatttttgtcaaattatctttattcaacaacattttgtaaaaaaaataaaaaaaactcactcTTAGAGATATGTCTAGTAGTGATGCACTGCTGTCAGCCATCAAACCATCTGCCTCGTTCTCGAAACTCAAGTCTGGTGAACGGTTATCTGACATTTCCTCAGTTTCTGGTGTGGAATTCGTCTCATCTGCTTCAGGGCCATTTTCCAGAGTCtgtaaggtaaacaaataaaattaaatcagcacATCAAAGACCTAGAAATACACATACTTTTTCAAACTAACATGAAAGAATGATTTTCAGTTACGTAATATTTATGCTTCTGTATCATGTTGTTGTACACACGGTCAGATTCTATACCGATAGAGTAACTGACCCATGTTCATTCTTGAGACCTCATATAGCCTAGTGGCAACATATCCGTTTCAAAATATCAGATACCATTGGTTCGATCCTCGGCTGTAAAATAAATCATGAACTGTGCCATGGGTATGTCTCCCATTATCACATGATTGATTGTACCACAAGGAATCACTGATTTGAATAGTAAGCTCGATTTACTTATCCATCGGATTCGTTTTAAGGTGATAATCTGATTACACGCAGTGCGCAATCTGATTATATGATGACTTAAATTAGTATAagtatttatatgatttaataaGAATAGTATATGTGTCTTTTATATACGCGTTCAATGCCATAATACCGGTCAAATCATAAGTTGATTTAGATATCagtacattaaataaatgtctatatattataatcatacaataCGAAATTTTACAATGCCGAAGTAATGTTATTTActgaaataagatccattttcgcatgacactgactgtatagcatgtagtcttatTTAAATAAGAGCAACATTacttcaagcacgtacacttaacaaaaaagaggtctcagtttaaaaatgatggtattaaggtgttactaaatataaaaatacccaacagcgggcGAGCGTTTAATGCACTTTGcgctagatgaataatgttatacaattattatgggcaaatttataatttcaaaacattattagttgttgatgttattcgcgttcaataaatacatcagttcttcttatcaacctgatgcctgttgccTGCTACAgtttcttatcataattgtatatactacaatacaccatcagcggccgagagCATAATACCGGCcgctaaataaattgtgacttgCATCAAATTTCAGGTCAGATTTCgattgttttacaataaaatactaatattttataaatgtcaAGCACGTGCACTTAataaaaatacgatatttctttaattaatgtagaatttttcaaaagtaaagcgctttatatatagcaatgttttattatttctttctggttaagtaaataaacaaaacaaaattatgtttataacatataatatttgtacataatttataaaaataaatataatgaaacgTGATGTTTGTGAAGTGCGCGTGACATTGAACTTTGAGTTAAGCgaaagatgcgaattaaattacacataattaaaaactgtcagcttgatttatacttcatgttccatcgcgccaataaattcattaaattgtgtatacaagccaaacgattgaaattatttcagaaacccagcttttcaaataaaatgaccCTCAACATAACgctagcagacccgaatgaatatactttatttgagtcgcgttctgagaaaactgggcataatgcatgtgcgtaaagtgtcgtcttagattagcctgtgcagtccgcatgaattatcagggacgacactttccgcttttatgacatttttcgtttaaatgaagtctctttttagcaaaaatccaatttagggtcgacactttacgcacatgaattatgcccattactcccagaacgcgactcatttaatccaatcaggtaaataacaaatacaataagaaaacaggggaagtctacactgtgtattagcaacctgctgtggtgaatCTGTCTTATCAGCTccatacacaggcacctggctactgtactggaaaaattggatttactgctaaaataattgatttcatttatggctaaattgttgtgtacatttaaaattaaaaacgaggatgtatccacatcaccgttgcacatagTTATTAATTTCACAGTTATCTGTTCTTTATttgagatagcctaattaaagacggcgctaataaagtgtcaAGGTGGATATAAAGAAATAAGATCAATTTCCGCATGACACTGACAGTATAGCAAGTAgtcttatatataacatatttaaaatattccatgTGTTTGAGTAATCATATGATATTTTGTATTGGCTATATTGTTTCACTCGTAAAGAAAATACCAAAATCGACGTGCGAAACGTAACAATTTAtatctaaaataatattgttaagggcgttaagctagttaaaaataatcacgattatttactatgtataaattaGATAAGACGTTAAGatgtaaattcttatcataaatataaaatgcacataatatcataatattcattcatatttcactatttcaggtaaaagtacaaacatattgttttaaatcctATGTAATCTGCACTTTTTGTTGGATTTCaacaatgcttaattaattaTCGGGTGTAGCAGCGGTGTACATTACCCATATGATATAACGCAAAGGTAACGGTCAAGCGACTTCCTACATttatatgacatgttttattatcGTTATCAGGTATCTGTTATGTGTCAACGGATTAACGGACATTGgttgattacccgataatataCAAGTATAAAATATTTAAGATTCATTAGTTATGGGAAAACATTATATGCCTGACCTGAAAAATGTAagtcataacaaataattatatactaAGTTCACTTACCAGAATCACAACATAAGTGTTGCCATCGCTCGCAGGCATCGCAAGAAACAGCACGTTGCCTCTGCCCAACTGTCTTTCCACAATGTATGCACTTTACCACTTCTGCCAtaatgaatatcaaccgtactttcgattGACAACTGATCATTcttgtacgatgtgaatctaaatttagtttgagtgcagattcgttcatacgaaacaaacacacaattttgttttaaagatcaTTTTTATTTCCTGCAATGAGatatatttatacgacacacgaacactaactccgatcctaataaagaCGGTTCcgttcggcttagaggactcggacagtcatgtaaaatatagaatataatacttattttttataaacaactggtagcaagatgacttgcagataattggtcagttaccacattttaactctttCAAACTGTTTATTCTGTTCAGcaaaattcaacagtgaaaaatgcgcataatatcaatttaatagGTTTTTCGGCTGCATTCGATTCTATCTGGAGAACAGATCTTTGGCATAAAATACTAAAACTTGCAATGCAAggtttaatatttattgttattaaacatTTGTATCCTATTATTTAACCATGTTTTTGTCTCAATGGTGATCTCTTACAAATGTTTTATAGTACTTGCGGAGTCAGACAAGGGGGAAAATTTATCTGCATTACTTTTCTGTATGTACATGGATGATCGTGGTGCTTTCTTACAACAAACGTGTAATGGAATACGTCAAGAAATCAATATAAGTATTCCAGTACACTTCTTATATTACTTGTCTAGCTCTATGCAGGTGACACCATAACCCTCTGTGAAAAATAAgaggaattaaaaaataaactgaattgCTTCTACAATTATTGCAAGACTTGGAAACTAAATATCAATTATTCCAAAACTAAAGTTATGGTTTTGGAACAACTAAAACCTCCAAATATagattattcattatttacaaagtGCTAGAAATAGTCAAAGAATACAAATATCTAGGTGTCCTCATCTTGAAGTTTTCTAAATCGTGGAAAATGCCTCGTGGAACAGGCCAACAAGTCACTATTTCATCTATTcactaaaataaatattctgaatTTATAAATTGACCTGCAAATCAAATTTTTTGACTAAACTATAGTCCCTATTTTGATATAATGAAGCTAAGTCTGGGGATATTAATATGTTATACATTATCGAAAATCGTCACTGTAATTTTTTAAGAAGAATTACCAAAGTTAAAAAATCAACGCCAATATATTGCTTATATGCATAACCTGGAAGATACGCGCTAGATATGATTATTAAAACAGGAAGGATGAAGTCTTGGAACAAGATAGTAACAAGTAAAAACACTAAATTGTCGTTTtcgttgtacatttttttttatcaatttaaatatagACAAAAATGGAATCACTTTATTTCCAGCTTCTTACAATACAGTGCCCTTTCATTTCTATGGTTACAGCAACATAACATTTCGACAATTAACCTACATGAGGAAGTCAAGAAAACTTTTAACGGATCAGTTTAGCTAGTGTTGGAATGTACATATAAAATGTTCATCCAAAGGCTAAATGTTcggattatttaaaaataataccaaCTTTGAACACTATTTAACAGCCTTACCACAATCACTTCAATTTAGTATGCTACATTTCCGTACCGGCAGCCATCTATTCCCAGTTGAAACTTGCCGCTTCTCTCAAAACCTCACATCTTATGAGAATCAAAAATGTAGTCGCTATAAAACAACCAATAACGGGGACGAAATGCATTTCCTTTTATTATGTCTTTACTTTAGAGACTTGTGAATGTGCTATTATAATACATTATGTCGATATTATCCATAAGTGTGATATTTAAGATAAAAACAGTCGGTGGGCTTACTAACAAATATGAGGAATAATTCTTAATATGATAAACCAGtctatttaaaatgttatgtttttttgtttatggaTCATTTTTGATAtgcacattattttaaaaataaaatatatttctctTACTGATCatagtaaaaataaagaaaaatatataatttaccaaCAAACATCATTATGTTATTTACTAGTATAAACGGGTACACACGTTGCAACATTGGAATGTCATGATTTTTGTTTCCACGAAACATTTGTGCCCATGTGTTCGAAATCCAAAAAGGCTGCCCACATGGCCGCATAAAAACGTACAAAATATCGTCTTTTTACAGATGACTCATGTGCATATAAGTTCCACGCATTtggtcagttttttttttatttaagcaattgataacattttattcgtataaaacaaataactgtgttggtgaaatgtaatacattaaatgaaacagaatgtttaaatacacacaaaatatgtGCACAAAGCTAGTGTTTGTGCAtgacatattttaatttgtacCTGAATGGAAGTTAAGATAGAATTCTAACTCcaacaacatttatatttaacaacGAAACTTAAAATAATGTGATATATAATTGAATGTGAATATGGTCCatttttatatgcatatatatgacaaaatataatatataaaataatataatatataaaaaatatatatcgggTGCGATAAATGACTCATTTCAAGATAAAATGCCCTATGTACATATTGATCTAGTAAATATACTATCCTTATATAAAAGTGTTATGGTTATGTTTACGAATTTGTTTTGATACTGATAAGTTCATGTACAGAGCATGTTATAAGAATTTACcttttaataaacataaaagtATAGTTGATGTAAAAATAGGAAATATGATCATATATGAACAAAAATAACGTATACAAATCTCTCACCTTGAGCAAATAACATACATCGTTGTAAGGCATCACTTAAATTGTCCTATGAAAACAATCATATTCCTTATGAACAGACACTGTCAGTTGTACCGCTTTGACTGTGTTGTTGGTtgttcacggccgttaatcacgcgcgcctcctcatttttgagatgcatttataaatgagtcaatgctacttccgaggtggcgctcaggcccggatgttatGAAAtgtaacggataattttacagggtgattaggttgtatatgttttataaacatattcgcataattttaaaaaatcggccaatgtagtgcgattataaattcatccaacgatgtacagaaacatactaTCACAagccatttggaaacgtgaggacctttataagttttgtcatggtagaattcgtaaaagcaaatcgatgtatttgCCTGTATGACGAGCAAATTCCCGGCAAATTAAATGGCTAATTACATAAAATGATTGCTTCAAACCTGTACCAATcaatgcgtgcacaaaaacatcggcttctaaccaatctaatagataaatttgaatttttcaaaaagagccaATGCCAATGAGGTGGCGCTCAGAATAGAAGttggcgccaatgcacatgtatagctatttttaagtgaaatattgtATGCCCATTATGTTTAgaggacttacattatttttgtaagttgactattTCAGCACATTTGaatcgcgtgcgtttttaatcggaaagtgtttttttttaataatgtcttGATGGTT from Dreissena polymorpha isolate Duluth1 chromosome 1, UMN_Dpol_1.0, whole genome shotgun sequence carries:
- the LOC127868151 gene encoding uncharacterized protein LOC127868151, with translation MSDNRSPDLSFENEADGLMADSSASLLDISLRLHDFGRFTPVPTIIRHQCEQAQPEMISVGTQTDDTRVPRSISTQTSTETSTVGIQVDRPSFTFGDIRDDDSKVLFHTGIPNAGTFE